The Corallococcus caeni genome includes a region encoding these proteins:
- a CDS encoding GNAT family N-acetyltransferase — protein METDAYGPPRNEQELAAIADITAQAFAMPLADSETVVRKNFSESSLRILRVNGEVAATLTLIRMGQFLGGRSVPLIGVGGVGVAPAHRGAGAATRLFHHFLREMRDGGAPLSVLYPATQPLYRRVGYEVAGARYEIHVDAASLELGERSLSLRPMRPSDDAAVEACYRRFAAQHHGWLDRGDYIWRRVRTPRNDTAYGYVVEGTSGVEGYVYLVRGLSPQGAVPRQVLKLTDLTATTPAAARRLLRFLGDHRSLAQDVMWFGGADEPLLALLREQTYQVKLSMHWMTRLLDVPRALEARGFAPGLSGALHLDVEDDLFPENQGRFVLEVEGGTARVRPGGEGHLQLHARALAPLYTGFLTPRALQFAGMLRADDASLDTASALFAGPAPSLRDMF, from the coding sequence ATGGAGACGGACGCGTACGGACCTCCGAGGAATGAGCAGGAACTGGCCGCCATCGCGGACATCACCGCGCAGGCGTTCGCCATGCCGCTCGCGGACTCCGAGACCGTGGTGCGCAAGAACTTCTCCGAGTCCTCGCTGCGCATCCTGCGCGTGAACGGCGAGGTCGCCGCCACCCTCACCCTCATCCGCATGGGCCAGTTCCTGGGGGGCCGCTCCGTGCCCCTCATCGGCGTGGGCGGCGTGGGCGTCGCTCCCGCGCACCGGGGCGCGGGCGCCGCCACGCGCCTCTTCCATCACTTCCTGCGGGAGATGCGCGACGGGGGCGCCCCCCTCTCCGTCCTCTACCCCGCGACGCAGCCGCTCTACCGGCGCGTGGGCTACGAGGTCGCTGGCGCGCGCTATGAAATCCACGTCGACGCGGCCTCGTTGGAGCTGGGGGAACGCTCCCTGTCCCTGCGCCCCATGCGCCCGTCCGACGACGCGGCGGTGGAGGCCTGCTACCGGCGCTTCGCAGCCCAGCACCACGGCTGGCTGGACCGGGGGGACTACATCTGGCGGCGCGTCCGCACGCCCCGCAACGACACCGCCTACGGCTACGTCGTGGAGGGGACCTCCGGCGTGGAGGGCTACGTGTACCTCGTGCGCGGCCTTTCGCCCCAGGGCGCCGTGCCCAGGCAGGTCCTGAAGCTCACCGACCTCACCGCCACCACGCCCGCCGCCGCGCGCCGGTTGCTTCGCTTCCTGGGCGACCACCGCTCCCTGGCCCAGGACGTGATGTGGTTCGGCGGCGCGGACGAGCCGCTCCTCGCGCTGCTGCGCGAACAGACCTACCAGGTGAAGCTCTCCATGCACTGGATGACGCGCCTGCTGGACGTCCCCCGGGCCCTGGAGGCGCGCGGCTTCGCCCCCGGCCTGTCCGGCGCGCTCCACCTGGACGTGGAGGACGACCTCTTCCCGGAGAACCAGGGGCGCTTCGTGCTGGAGGTGGAGGGCGGCACCGCCCGCGTCCGGCCGGGCGGCGAGGGCCACCTCCAACTGCACGCGCGCGCCCTGGCGCCGCTCTACACCGGCTTCCTCACACCCCGCGCGCTCCAGTTCGCCGGGATGCTGCGCGCGGATGATGCCTCGCTCGACACGGCCAGCGCCCTGTTCGCGGGGCCGGCCCCCTCGCTGCGCGACATGTTCTGA
- a CDS encoding NAD-dependent epimerase/dehydratase family protein encodes MRAFVTGGSGFVGKHLLTALAKRGEPALALARSPSATEAVRAAGGEPWEGDLSDPERLRLGMEGCDTVFHAAAHVKMSGPRAAFHEANVRGTEAVLEAARAAGVKRFVHVSTEAVLVDGGPMVNLNETHPLPARPVGPYPSTKAEAEWRVLQVNSPEFTTVAVRPRMVWGPGDTTVLPTLVAAVKSGRFRWIGGGHYLTSTCHVANAVEGMLLAAQKGQGGQVYFLTDGPPVEFRAFVTALLKTQGVEPGDKSLPTALAATVAVVSDFVWDLLGLKSAPPLSRTELLLAGQEVTVSDEKARLELGYTGSVSREEGLRALAAKVE; translated from the coding sequence GTGCGAGCGTTCGTCACCGGTGGCTCGGGGTTCGTCGGGAAGCACCTGCTCACGGCGCTCGCGAAGCGCGGGGAGCCGGCGCTCGCGCTGGCCCGTTCCCCCAGCGCCACGGAGGCCGTCCGGGCCGCGGGCGGCGAGCCGTGGGAGGGCGACCTCTCGGATCCAGAGCGCCTGCGCCTGGGCATGGAGGGCTGCGACACCGTCTTCCACGCCGCCGCGCACGTGAAGATGTCCGGCCCCCGCGCGGCCTTCCATGAGGCCAACGTGCGCGGCACGGAGGCCGTGCTGGAGGCCGCTCGCGCTGCGGGCGTGAAGCGCTTCGTGCACGTGAGCACGGAGGCCGTGCTGGTGGATGGCGGCCCCATGGTGAACCTGAACGAAACGCACCCGCTGCCCGCGCGCCCCGTGGGCCCGTACCCGTCCACCAAGGCGGAGGCCGAGTGGCGCGTGCTCCAGGTCAACTCGCCGGAGTTCACCACCGTCGCCGTGCGGCCCCGGATGGTCTGGGGACCGGGGGACACCACCGTGCTGCCCACGCTGGTCGCCGCGGTGAAGTCCGGGCGCTTCCGCTGGATTGGCGGCGGGCACTACCTCACGTCCACCTGCCACGTGGCCAACGCCGTGGAGGGGATGCTGCTGGCCGCGCAGAAGGGGCAGGGCGGCCAGGTGTACTTCCTCACCGACGGCCCGCCCGTGGAGTTCCGCGCCTTCGTCACCGCGCTCCTGAAGACGCAGGGCGTGGAGCCCGGCGACAAGTCCCTGCCCACCGCGCTGGCCGCGACCGTGGCCGTGGTCAGCGACTTCGTCTGGGACCTGCTGGGCCTCAAGAGCGCGCCGCCCCTGTCGCGCACGGAGCTCCTGCTCGCGGGCCAGGAGGTGACGGTGAGCGACGAGAAGGCCCGGCTGGAGCTGGGCTACACGGGCAGCGTGTCGCGCGAGGAGGGACTGCGCGCGCTGGCCGCGAAGGTGGAGTAG
- a CDS encoding substrate-binding domain-containing protein, with protein sequence MKPRILLLIGVLAAALGVFYLLAAPEAPRALTPEPESASAPLPSRRRVTDITFLYSTEKRAWVEAALADFQRTHPRVRVTLVGQGSLEAAQAILEGREKPTVWSPADSAELRMLAADWATDTSHGPLFATQGEAAPHPLVITPLVFVGWQDRMDVLRKADGGAALSWKTLQRAVASDRGWPAVGGPAEWGFVKLGHTDPTKSNSGLQALLSATLEYLGRRASVKQADLLDPGYQAWLQGLERGVTRFEPSTGTFMTDLVRYGPSRYDLALVYESLAIAQLGNAQGRWGPLRVDYPPVTLWSDHPAAVLQADWVTPEQREAALEWVAFLRSPAVQARALAFGFRPADPSVPLKTPDADNPFTRLAAQGIRVDVPPAADVPDASVLRTLLELWTRMGVGR encoded by the coding sequence ATGAAGCCCCGGATCCTCCTCCTCATTGGGGTGCTGGCCGCGGCGCTGGGGGTGTTCTACCTGCTGGCGGCCCCGGAGGCGCCCCGCGCGCTGACGCCGGAGCCGGAGTCCGCCTCCGCGCCGCTGCCGTCGCGGCGGCGCGTCACGGACATCACGTTCCTCTACAGCACGGAGAAGCGGGCGTGGGTGGAGGCGGCGCTCGCGGACTTCCAGCGGACGCACCCGCGCGTGCGGGTGACGCTGGTGGGACAGGGCTCGCTGGAGGCGGCGCAGGCCATCCTGGAGGGGCGGGAGAAGCCCACGGTGTGGAGCCCGGCGGACAGCGCGGAGCTGCGCATGCTCGCGGCGGACTGGGCGACGGACACGTCGCACGGGCCGCTGTTCGCCACGCAGGGCGAGGCCGCGCCGCATCCGCTGGTCATTACGCCGCTGGTGTTCGTGGGCTGGCAGGACCGGATGGACGTGCTGCGCAAGGCGGACGGCGGCGCGGCCCTGTCGTGGAAGACGCTCCAGCGCGCGGTGGCGAGCGACCGGGGCTGGCCCGCGGTGGGCGGCCCGGCGGAGTGGGGCTTCGTGAAGCTGGGCCACACGGACCCCACGAAGTCCAACTCCGGCCTGCAGGCGCTTCTGTCCGCGACGCTGGAGTACCTGGGCCGCCGCGCGAGCGTGAAGCAGGCGGACCTGCTGGACCCGGGCTACCAGGCGTGGCTCCAGGGCCTGGAGCGGGGCGTGACGCGCTTCGAGCCGTCCACGGGCACGTTCATGACGGACCTGGTGCGCTACGGGCCGTCCCGCTACGACCTGGCGCTGGTGTACGAGAGCCTGGCCATCGCGCAGCTGGGGAACGCGCAGGGGCGGTGGGGGCCGCTGCGGGTGGACTATCCGCCGGTGACGCTGTGGAGCGACCACCCGGCGGCGGTGCTCCAGGCGGACTGGGTGACGCCCGAGCAGCGCGAGGCGGCGCTGGAGTGGGTGGCCTTCCTGCGCAGCCCGGCGGTGCAGGCCCGGGCGCTGGCGTTCGGCTTCCGGCCGGCGGACCCCTCCGTGCCGCTGAAGACGCCGGACGCGGACAACCCGTTCACGCGGCTGGCCGCGCAGGGCATCCGCGTGGACGTGCCGCCCGCGGCGGACGTGCCGGACGCGTCCGTGCTGCGCACGCTGCTGGAGCTGTGGACGCGCATGGGCGTGGGGCGCTGA
- a CDS encoding WGR domain-containing protein, which produces MRRFEFVDGNSSKFWMPEVQGATFIVTYGRIGTAGQRKEKVFPDEDAALKEYNKKVAEKVREGYAEVGAEAGSAAPPAPAPKAAAAPPTALVLPRRVAPATPGPEAVAAAAAALTLLQSRLKGPSWKVTRLSRKARHALRALGGVDPAAHPALAAPFAALMAHVVGPKAEGRLPVRHALGLLSQVDVAAFQRAAEMWKAAPAGSVPPGVAAARTLTDPELALRVTALLSERPDLRDGSEDAWTKRWATLKPHVEAHLSGAGHSLSAFVGGVDAGGDAHLSKRLARLGA; this is translated from the coding sequence ATGCGCAGGTTCGAGTTCGTCGACGGCAACAGCTCCAAGTTCTGGATGCCCGAGGTGCAGGGCGCCACGTTCATCGTCACCTACGGCCGCATCGGCACCGCGGGGCAGCGCAAGGAGAAGGTCTTCCCGGACGAAGACGCCGCCCTGAAGGAGTACAACAAGAAGGTCGCGGAGAAGGTGCGCGAGGGCTACGCGGAGGTCGGCGCCGAGGCGGGCTCCGCCGCGCCGCCCGCCCCGGCCCCGAAGGCCGCCGCCGCCCCGCCCACCGCGCTCGTGCTGCCGCGCCGCGTGGCCCCCGCCACGCCCGGTCCGGAGGCCGTGGCCGCCGCCGCGGCCGCGCTCACGCTGCTCCAGTCGCGCCTCAAGGGCCCCAGCTGGAAGGTGACGCGGCTGTCTCGCAAGGCCCGCCACGCGCTCCGGGCCCTGGGCGGCGTGGACCCCGCGGCGCACCCGGCCCTGGCCGCGCCCTTCGCCGCGCTGATGGCGCACGTGGTGGGGCCCAAGGCGGAGGGCCGGCTGCCGGTGCGCCACGCGCTGGGGCTCCTGTCCCAGGTGGACGTGGCGGCCTTCCAGCGCGCGGCGGAGATGTGGAAGGCGGCGCCCGCGGGCTCGGTGCCGCCGGGCGTGGCCGCCGCGCGCACGCTCACCGACCCGGAGCTGGCGCTGCGCGTGACGGCGCTCCTCTCGGAGCGCCCCGACCTGCGCGACGGCTCCGAGGACGCGTGGACGAAGCGCTGGGCGACGCTCAAGCCGCACGTGGAGGCCCACCTGTCCGGCGCGGGCCACTCGCTGTCCGCCTTCGTGGGCGGCGTGGACGCGGGCGGCGACGCGCACCTGTCCAAGCGGCTCGCCCGGCTGGGAGCGTGA
- a CDS encoding imm11 family protein, whose product MRRFFELDIDVYVPGRWYLREPTDLAGQTVPDIWAFVYGLPVMDPRPLRVPLSRPGQPLDFDKTTVAGTPIVSGRIASVFREMAPNDVQLFPVEVQGQVEPFYLLNVMRVIRCIDDVACEEARLWTPEDGRPDRVGEYHVVSGLRIDTLKVGDAAVFRPGGYLLPIILDEQIKAALEQSGIVGGQFVEV is encoded by the coding sequence TCTTCGAACTGGACATCGATGTCTATGTGCCGGGGCGCTGGTATCTGCGTGAGCCCACCGACCTGGCGGGGCAGACGGTTCCGGACATTTGGGCGTTTGTTTACGGGCTGCCTGTCATGGACCCCAGGCCGCTGCGTGTTCCTCTGTCCCGGCCCGGTCAGCCGCTGGACTTCGACAAGACGACGGTGGCCGGGACGCCCATCGTCAGTGGGCGCATCGCGTCCGTGTTCCGTGAGATGGCACCGAACGACGTGCAGCTCTTCCCGGTGGAAGTCCAAGGGCAGGTCGAACCGTTCTACCTGCTCAACGTGATGCGCGTGATCCGCTGCATCGACGATGTCGCCTGTGAAGAGGCCCGGCTCTGGACACCCGAGGATGGACGTCCGGACAGGGTGGGCGAGTACCACGTCGTCTCCGGCCTGCGCATCGACACCTTGAAGGTCGGTGATGCGGCCGTCTTCCGCCCTGGGGGCTATCTGCTGCCCATCATCCTGGATGAACAGATCAAGGCCGCCCTGGAACAGAGCGGCATCGTGGGAGGACAGTTCGTCGAGGTCTGA